One Paramisgurnus dabryanus chromosome 9, PD_genome_1.1, whole genome shotgun sequence DNA segment encodes these proteins:
- the LOC135773008 gene encoding uncharacterized protein produces the protein MAQKYNSRWRRKVKSQQNTCKRYRRKDTQGQENREATNLRSNDCSTEQVTRSANLEDSSNTNVFNIHYANHSSHCYGHTSEMHHSGLNVESEPEQPIYMDTFPEHLPEFVEEGTLDDNALFDEDFSIDDDLSFEDSFELNQEEGTELESSTNTDHPLYRNAPISVAESLLLIMTFANRHKITGKALSDLLTLISLHCPSDTQTECLKNLHKFKQFFDDPSSLLLHKYCSSCFMIVESTDTQCKTCEANVLMEGSTSYFIEVPIEAQLKRLFAQEGFEEKLKFRFNRHKKCHDSIEEIYDGETYQKFTTCNGPLSDSRNISLMWNTDGIPIFKSSKFSVWPFYCVINELNFVERTKRENMIFAGIWFGDSKPSMLTFLEPLCGTLNKIETEGISLQFAGAQEPFICKAFTIAGTCDLPAKALVLNTVQFNGHFGCLKCEQPGQTVKTGERGHVHAFPFQKTDPKGPPRTHKGFVDYAKMAYDSNSVVRGVKGPTFLSRLTSYDLVLGTGIDYMHSVLLGVMRLLMFLWFSTEFSRCAFSMVRSIKEVDKRLKEIRPPCMIRFPRSVSSHRMFFKASEYRYILLFFGPVVFRGILAGLYYNHFLLLSEAIFILLMESITPAQIDHAEKLLWNFCSQMSGLYGERYMTANLHLLVHLADSVRALGPLWTHSCFHFEDKNGYLLRLIHGTQNIPAQMVNAVRTIQSLPSITQNTKLNIVTTEFLARMTNSNSYQPSNVVNSVAMLGASFNRCLETDDLFLLEQFLGQALHSNVVKAYNRAQIGKIIYTSQQYVKTKRFYNYTVLFYDGAQIKYGQIKLLCSYKEPNEGQNEIKLAFLNEFAVASINLLQDTLTGGTCFHIVSLLEVPVRKTVVGLESILGKLMFIDLSSMPGIVFAAHFPNKLERD, from the exons atggcgCAGAAGTACAACTCACGGTGGAGGAGAAAGGTGAAGAGCCAGCAAAATACTTGCAAAAGATACAGAAGAAAG GACACACAAGGACAGGAAAATAGAG aagCAACAAACTTGAGGTCAAATGATTGCAGCACTGAGCAAGTGACCAGATCTGCTAATTTGGAAGACTCTTCAAACACAAATGTGTTTAACATCCATTATGCCAACCATTCATCCCATTGCTATGGACACACAAGTGAGATGCATCACTCTGGTCTTAATGTTGAATCAGAGCCCGAACAGCCTATTTACATGGATACATTTCCTGAGCACCTACCTGAATTTGTTGAAGAAGGAACTTTAGATGACAATGCGTTATTTGATGAAGACTTTTCAATTGATGATGACCTATCATTTGAAGACAGTTTTGAGCTTAACCAAGAGGAGGGGACAGAACTCGAAAGCTCTACAAACACTGATCATCCACTGTACAGAAATGCACCAATTTCTGTTGCAGAGAGTCTTCTCCTAATAATGACTTTTGCaaacagacacaaaataacagGAAAAGCTCTCAGTGATTTGCTTACATTAATATCTCTGCACTGCCCCTCTGATACACAGACTGAGTGTCTTAAAAATTTACAcaaatttaaacagttttttgaTGATCCCTCCTCTCTGCTTTTGCACAAATATTGTAGCTCATGCTTCATGATTGTTGAGAGTACAGACACCCAGTGTAAAACCTGTGAAGCCAATGTGTTGATGGAGGGGTCAACCTCCTATTTCATTGAGGTTCCCATTGAAGCACAACTGAAGAGATTGTTTGCTCAGGAAGGTTTTGAAGAAAAACTTAAGTTCAGGTTTAATAGACATAAAAAGTGTCATGACAGTATTGAAGAAATATATGATGGAGAAACCTATCAGAAATTTACTACTTGCAATGGGCCTCTCAGTGATTCCAGAAACATTTCGCTAATGTGGAACACAGACGGCATACCTATTTTTAAGTCATCAAAGTTTTCTGTTTGGCCTTTTTATTGTGTCATAAACGAGTTAAATTTTGTTGAACGCACGAAACGAGAAAACATGATATTTGCAGGTATTTGGTTTGGGGATTCAAAGCCATCAATGTTGACATTCCTTGAACCACTGTGTGGCACTCTGAACAAAATTGAAACGGAAGGAATTTCTCTTCAGTTTGCAGGAGCTCAAGAACCTTTCATATGCAAAGCCTTTACCATTGCAGGAACCTGCGATTTGCCTGCAAAAGCTTTGGTACTTAATACTGTTCAATTCAATGGACATTTTGGGTGTCTAAAGTGTGAACAGCCAGGTCAAACAGTGAAGACTGGAGAGAGAGGTCATGTCCATGCCTTTCCTTTCCAGAAGACAGATCCAAAAGGCCCGCCTCGTACTCACAAGGGGTTTGTAGATTATGCTAAGATGGCCTATGATTCCAATAGCGTTGTTCGTGGGGTGAAGGGACCTACGTTTCTCAGCAGACTAACAAGCTATGATTTGGTCTTGGGCACAGGTATAGACTACATGCATTCTGTACTACTGGGAGTAATGCGTCTATTGATGTTTTTGTGGTTTTCCACAGAGTTCTCTCGATGTGCATTCAGTATGGTCAGATCAATCAAAGAAGTTGACAAACGTCTGAAAGAAATAAGGCCACCATGTATGATTCGATTCCCTCGCTCTGTCTCTTCTCACAGGATGTTCTTTAAAGCATCTGAGTATCGGTACATTTTGCTGTTTTTCGGGCCAGTTGTATTCCGGGGCATTCTTGCAGGACTGTACTACAACCATTTCCTGCTCCTTAGTGAAGCAATCTTTATTCTTCTGATGGAGTCAATAACACCTGCTCAAATAGATCATGCTGAGAAACTTCTCTGGAATTTCTGTTCTCAAATGAGTGGACTCTATGGTGAGCGATACATGACAGCCAATTTGCACTTACTTGTCCATTTAGCTGATAGTGTGAGAGCTCTTGGACCTCTGTGGACACACTCTTGCTTTCACTTTGAAGACAAAAATGGGTACTTGCTCCGTCTTATACATGGAACCCAGAATATACCTGCCCAAATGGTAAATGCTGTAAGGACTATACAATCTCTCCCTAGCATCACACAAAACACAAAGCTGAACATAGTAACTACTGAGTTTTTGGCCAGAATGACAAATAGCAATAGTTATCAACCAAGTAATGTTGTCAATAGTGTGGCCATGTTAGGGGCATCATTCAATAGATGCCTTGAAACTGATGATCTTTTTCTTCTGGAACAGTTTCTTGGTCAGGCTTTACATAGTAATGTCGTCAAGGCATATAACAGAGCTCAAATAGGGAAAATAATTTACACTTCCCAGCAGTATGTCAAAACCAAAAGATTTTACAATTACACAGTGTTGTTTTATGATGGTGCGCAGATCAAATATGGACAGATTAAATTATTGTGTTCCTACAAAGAACCCAATGAAGGTCAAAATGAGATAAAACTTGCATTTTTGAATGAATTTGCAGTTGCAAGCATAAATCTTCTACAAGATACTTTGACAGGTGGAACGTGTTTCCATATTGTTAGCCTCCTGGAAGTTCCTGTGAGAAAGACAGTGGTAGGACTTGAAAGTATTTTGGGGAAGTTGATGTTCATTGATTTGTCCTCAATGCCTGGTATTGTGTTTGCTGCACATTTCCCTAACAAACTTGAAAGGGActaa
- the LOC135746468 gene encoding uncharacterized protein — protein sequence MVNYCVCAGCKNSTQTGHRVHGFPMKDKATLRQWVQFVRVRRANFSMTSVTKNSKICSAHFREEDYDEGDVRMVSLGLKKLRQVQLIPTAVPSVHTHLSACPAPRPRSTNIGVARRKRELATMLTDGSTQETADSVGGTIDDPLPTSSTCATETQCNLKPSGMSHAVQVNLKPKMVSVGTQTAFRMQTSTPLTSPEQSDDEEDPSVIISDASWVPEDQMSDEDEEELCEEEPSETCHPHQNGIDKFIVCKAELMALFSICPACCEKCDSAIVQQGGTFIKIEQVCASCGYQRFWQNQPILHRNMPACNLLLSGAIHFSGCLASQTLRMMTLFGLQCISVSTFFRHQRHYTIPVIIQAWQNDQAKTLSDLRAMDGGLVVAGDCRSDSPGHSAKYGSYSLIEERVNKVVDVQLVQSSEVPNSSWCELEGLKRSINLLRRQDLHVSTLVTDRHRQVAKWVREELCPEGTRHYFDVWHVGKSLGKALDTASKDRHCDQLQLWRPAIVNHLYWTAASTPDGNPAVMEAKWRSLVNHIQDIHNHDTPAFSSCAHPPLEGEQRNKEWLEPGSMGAIKLESIVTKTSLLKDVKQLSPQHQTFSLEAFHSLILHFAPKHTGFSYLGMYSRLLLASLHYNFNAIRETARRSDGTEKFCVSYPRFRKGAYVVRPIKEKASYGNPCHAVLSYFDIANETDQRQQSL from the exons ATGGTGAACTACTGTGTTTGTGCTGGGTGTAAAAACTCCACCCAAACGGGACACCGGGTCCATGGCTTCCCTATGAAGGACAAGGCAACGCTCAGACAGTGGGTACAATTTGTTCGTGTTAGGCGGGCAAACTTTTCAATGACCTCCGTCACCAAAAACTCAAAGATCTGCAGCGCGCATTTCAGGGAGGAGGATTACGACGAAGGGGATGTCAGGATGGTTTCTCTTGGGCTGAAGAAGCTGAGGCAGGTACAGCTTATTCCGACCGCCGTGCCGTCTGTGCATACACACCTCTCTGCCTGCCCCGCCCCAAGACCGAGAAGCACTAACATCGGTGTCGCCCGCCGCAAGCGAGAGCTGGCTACG ATGTTGACAGATGGCTCGACGCAGGAGACTGCGGACAGTGTCGGTGGTACGATAGACGACCCCTTGCCCACCTCCTCCACTTGTGCCACAGAAACACAATGCAATTTGAAGCCCTCTGGAATGTCTCACG CTGTGCAGGTGAACCTAAAGCCCAAGATGGTCAGTGTGGGGACTCAAACGGCTTTCAGGATGCAGACATCCACACCCCTCACTAGTCCTGAACAAAGTGATGACGAAGAGGATCCCTCTGTCATCATCAGTGATGCATCATGGGTGCCAGAAGACCAGATGTCTGATGAGGATGAGGAGGAATTGTGTGAGGAGGAGCCATCTGAAACTTGTCACCCCCACCAAAA TGGCATTGATAAATTCATTGTTTGTAAAGCGGAACTCATGGCCCTGTTTTCCATCTGCCCGGCCTGTTGTGAGAAGTGTGACAGTGCAATCGTGCAGCAGGGAGGAACATTCATCAAAATAGAGCAG gTCTGTGCATCATGTGGTTACCAGCGTTTCTGGCAAAACCAGCCAATCCTACACAGGAATATGCCAGCCTGCAACCTTCTTTTAAGTGGGGCCATTCATTTTAGTGGATGTTTGGCCTCCCAGACATTACGAATGATGACCCTGTTTGGCCTTCAGTGCATCAGCGTGAGCACCTTCTTTCGACATCAGCGCCATTACACGATCCCTGTCATCATTCAGGCCTGGCAGAACGATCAGGCCAAGACTTTGAGCGACCTCAGGGCAATGGATGGAGGCCTAGTTGTTGCTGGTGACTGCAG GTCAGATTCACCAGGGCACTCTGCAAAGTATGGCTCATACTCACTGATAGAGGAGAGAGTGAACAAGGTGGTGGATGTCCAACTTGTTCAG AGCTCAGAGGTCCCCAACAGCTCTTGGTGTGAGCTGGAGGGGCTCAAGCGCAGCATCAACTTGCTGAGGAGGCAGGACCTGCATGTGTCAACCCTTGTCACAGACCGACATCGGCAG GTTGCCAAATGGGTGAGAGAAGAGCTGTGCCCTGAGGGAACACGGCATTATTTTGATGTGTGGCATGTTGGGAAAA GTCTGGGGAAGGCCTTGGATACAGCCTCAAAAGACAGACATTGTGACCAGCTACAGTTGTGGAGGCCAGCTATAGTAAACCACCTTTACTGGACTGCAGCCTCAACCCCAGATGGCAACCCAGCTGTGATGGAGGCCAAATGGAGAAGCTTGGTCAATCATATCCAGGACATCCACAACCATGATACCCCTGCCTTTTCCAGTTGCGCTCATCCCCCTCTAGAGGGGGAACAACGTAATAAAGAGTGGCTGGAACCAG GCTCAATGGGAGCAATAAAACTGGAAAGCATTGTCACAAAGACTTCCTTACTGAAGGATGTGAAACAGCTGTCTCCACAGCACCAGACTTTCTCCCTTGAAGCCTTCCACTCCCTCATCCTACACTTCGCACCCAAGCACACTGGATTTTCATACCTGGGCATGTATAGCAG GCTTCTCTTAGCGTCACTACATTATAACTTCAATGCAATCAGAGAGACAGCACGAAGAAGTGATGGAACGGAGAAGTTTTGCGTGAGCTACCCACGGTTTAGAAAAGGTGCCTATGTAGTGCGTCCCATCAAAGAGAAGGCGTCATATGGTAATCCGTGTCATGCAGTTTTATCATATTTTGACATAGCGAATGAGACTGATCAGAGACAGCAATCTTTATAG